From Erwinia pyri, a single genomic window includes:
- the tamB gene encoding autotransporter assembly complex protein TamB, with amino-acid sequence MSRWKKVLIGILIFLLLLLGGIAFLIGTTTGLHLVLNGAARWVPGLAIKQVDGGWRNLTLKGVQYEMPGVTVNAGEFHLALQLGCLKNSAFCVNDLALKDVNVVVDSKKMAPAAPAPEEEEPSSGDLSTPYPITLRQLALHNINVKVDDTAISLADFTSGLNWQGRALTLNPTHIQGLLIALPKAAKVANEEVVQPKVQQPKPDEQPLGETLKAMFAKPLLPDLPDFKMPLDVDVQQLLGEQLRITGDTDITVNRLLLKAKTQERLLHLETLDVDSPQGQLNAQGQATLADNWPVNLTLYSALNVDPIKGEKIKMTVEGGLREQLNLALNLSGPVRVQMDATTRLAEVGLPLSINVQSPQLRWPLTGETQYQADNVNFSFKGKATDYVMSLKTALKGQGIPPATVTLDGKGNVEQFALDKLRLAALEGNTELTALVDWSKAISWRSELTLSGINTVKQYPDWPAKLEGKITTRGSLYGGSWQMRVPELKLRGNVKQNAVTADGSLYGNSYNQWDIPGLKLVLGRNNIDLKGSLGDKLNLDANIDAQHLDNALPGLGGVAKGTIKARGDLKTPQLLADLTATGLRWQALTIARVMLKGDVSSGEQIQGKLALEVDRLQQDALALSKITLDASGSEKQHQLKLNVIGEPVSGQLALNGSFDRATQRWKGSLNNTRFDTPVGEWRLTRAIALDYLNSSQTVTVGPHCWQNPNAELCVPQTIEAGPSGHAKVALNRFDLAMTKPFLGEGTQLSGIFTGDADVSWSAGGGLPQGRVSLKGNGVKVEQDVEGNTLPIAFDTLNLNAVLRNGRAQLDWLIHIANNGQLDGNVQIADPEGRRTLSGNVNIANLSLALLNPALMKGEKVAGMVNSRLRLGGSLQKPQVFGQLGLKDVDVDGSFMPVDLTAANLNMVFNGMSSTLEGLVQTSKGQLTLSGGADWNVLDAWRARIAAKGDKIRVTVPPMVRMDVSPDLVFEATPQLFNLDGRVDIPWARITVQEVPESAVGVSSDEVLLDKNLKPIAPKSTAIPINSNLVIHVGDDVRLSAFGLKAKLNGDLKMVQDRRGLGLNGQINIPSGRFHAYGQDLIVRKGELQFAGPPDQPYLNIEAIRNPEATEDDVTAGVRVTGLADEPKAEVFSDPAMSQQEALSYLLRGQGLDSTGSDSSAVTSALVGLGLAQSGQVVGKIGETFGVSNLALDTAGVGDSQQVQVSGYVLPGLQVKYGVGIFDSLATLTLRYRLMPKLYLEAVSGLDQALDLLYQFEF; translated from the coding sequence ATGAGTCGCTGGAAAAAGGTCCTTATTGGCATCCTGATTTTCCTGCTGCTGCTGCTGGGCGGCATCGCATTTTTAATTGGCACCACGACCGGACTGCATCTGGTGTTGAACGGCGCGGCGCGCTGGGTTCCTGGCCTGGCGATCAAACAGGTGGACGGCGGCTGGCGTAATCTTACGCTGAAAGGCGTGCAGTATGAGATGCCGGGCGTCACCGTTAACGCCGGGGAATTTCACCTGGCTCTCCAGTTGGGCTGTCTGAAAAACAGTGCCTTCTGCGTGAATGACCTGGCGCTGAAAGATGTCAACGTGGTGGTGGACAGCAAAAAAATGGCGCCCGCTGCGCCTGCGCCAGAAGAAGAGGAACCCTCCTCCGGCGATTTGAGTACGCCTTATCCCATCACGCTGCGTCAGCTGGCGCTGCATAACATCAACGTAAAAGTCGATGACACGGCAATCTCGCTGGCCGATTTCACCTCGGGACTCAACTGGCAGGGACGGGCGCTGACGCTGAATCCCACCCATATTCAGGGCCTGTTGATCGCCTTGCCCAAAGCGGCGAAGGTAGCTAATGAAGAGGTCGTACAGCCGAAAGTGCAGCAGCCGAAGCCGGATGAACAGCCGCTGGGCGAAACCCTGAAGGCGATGTTCGCTAAACCGTTGCTGCCGGATCTGCCGGACTTCAAAATGCCGCTGGATGTTGATGTTCAGCAACTCCTCGGCGAGCAGCTGCGTATTACCGGCGACACAGATATCACCGTGAACCGACTGCTGCTGAAAGCCAAAACGCAGGAGAGGTTGCTGCATCTGGAGACGCTGGATGTGGATTCGCCACAGGGCCAGCTGAACGCGCAGGGCCAGGCCACGCTTGCCGATAACTGGCCGGTGAACCTCACGCTTTACAGCGCGCTCAACGTCGATCCGATCAAAGGCGAGAAGATCAAAATGACGGTAGAGGGCGGTCTGCGTGAGCAGCTCAACCTTGCGCTGAATCTCTCTGGCCCGGTGCGGGTACAAATGGACGCCACTACCCGGCTGGCAGAGGTGGGTTTACCGCTCTCGATAAATGTGCAGAGTCCGCAGCTGCGCTGGCCGCTGACTGGCGAAACGCAGTATCAGGCCGATAACGTTAACTTCAGCTTTAAAGGAAAAGCGACGGATTACGTGATGTCGCTGAAAACCGCGTTGAAGGGGCAGGGCATTCCACCTGCCACCGTGACGCTGGATGGCAAAGGCAACGTTGAACAGTTCGCGCTGGATAAGCTGCGGCTTGCGGCGCTGGAAGGGAATACCGAGCTCACCGCGCTGGTGGACTGGAGCAAAGCGATCAGCTGGCGCAGCGAGCTGACGCTTTCCGGCATCAATACCGTGAAACAATACCCGGACTGGCCTGCGAAGCTGGAAGGTAAAATTACCACGCGCGGCAGCCTGTACGGCGGAAGCTGGCAGATGCGCGTGCCGGAGCTGAAGCTGCGCGGCAACGTTAAGCAGAATGCCGTTACTGCGGACGGCTCGCTGTACGGCAACAGCTATAACCAGTGGGATATCCCGGGCCTGAAGCTGGTGCTGGGTCGTAATAATATCGATCTCAAAGGATCGCTGGGCGACAAGCTTAATCTGGATGCCAACATTGATGCACAGCATCTGGATAATGCCCTGCCAGGGCTTGGCGGCGTAGCGAAAGGCACCATCAAAGCGCGCGGCGACCTGAAAACGCCGCAGCTACTCGCTGACCTGACCGCAACCGGCCTGCGCTGGCAGGCGCTCACTATCGCCCGTGTGATGCTGAAAGGGGATGTCAGTTCAGGTGAGCAAATACAGGGCAAGCTGGCTCTTGAGGTGGATCGACTGCAACAGGATGCGCTGGCTCTCTCAAAAATCACGCTGGACGCCAGCGGCAGTGAAAAGCAGCATCAGCTGAAGCTGAACGTGATCGGCGAACCGGTTTCCGGCCAGCTCGCCCTGAACGGCAGCTTCGATCGCGCTACTCAGCGCTGGAAAGGGTCACTGAACAATACCCGTTTCGACACGCCGGTAGGGGAATGGCGCTTAACCCGCGCTATCGCGCTGGATTACCTCAACAGCAGCCAGACCGTCACTGTCGGGCCGCACTGCTGGCAAAACCCCAACGCGGAGCTGTGCGTGCCGCAAACCATTGAGGCAGGCCCTTCCGGGCATGCAAAAGTGGCGCTTAACCGCTTCGATCTGGCGATGACAAAGCCGTTCCTCGGCGAGGGGACGCAGCTCAGCGGCATCTTCACTGGCGATGCTGACGTAAGCTGGAGCGCTGGCGGCGGTCTGCCGCAGGGCCGCGTCTCGCTGAAGGGCAACGGCGTGAAGGTGGAGCAGGATGTGGAAGGCAACACGCTGCCGATCGCATTTGACACGCTGAACCTGAACGCGGTGCTGCGTAACGGTCGCGCCCAGCTCGACTGGCTGATCCATATTGCGAATAACGGTCAGTTGGATGGCAACGTGCAGATTGCCGATCCGGAGGGCAGGCGCACGCTGTCGGGTAACGTCAATATCGCCAACCTGTCGCTGGCGCTGCTTAATCCGGCGCTGATGAAGGGTGAGAAGGTGGCCGGGATGGTGAACTCCAGGCTGCGGCTCGGCGGCTCTCTGCAAAAGCCGCAGGTGTTTGGCCAGCTCGGCCTGAAGGATGTGGATGTCGATGGCAGCTTTATGCCGGTTGACCTCACCGCCGCCAACCTGAATATGGTCTTCAACGGCATGAGCTCCACGCTGGAAGGGCTGGTGCAGACTTCCAAAGGGCAGCTCACCCTCAGTGGCGGCGCGGACTGGAACGTGCTGGACGCATGGCGCGCACGCATAGCGGCGAAAGGGGACAAAATCCGCGTAACGGTGCCGCCAATGGTGCGCATGGACGTTTCACCCGATCTGGTGTTTGAAGCCACGCCGCAGCTGTTCAACCTGGACGGTCGCGTGGACATTCCCTGGGCGCGGATTACCGTGCAGGAAGTGCCGGAGAGCGCCGTGGGGGTCTCCTCCGATGAAGTGCTGCTGGATAAAAACCTCAAGCCCATCGCGCCGAAATCCACCGCGATCCCGATCAACAGCAATCTGGTTATCCATGTGGGTGACGACGTGCGGCTCAGCGCCTTTGGCTTGAAAGCTAAACTGAATGGCGATCTGAAAATGGTGCAGGACAGACGTGGCCTGGGCCTTAACGGGCAGATCAACATCCCATCCGGCCGCTTCCATGCGTATGGACAGGACTTGATTGTGCGCAAAGGTGAGCTGCAGTTTGCCGGTCCACCGGACCAGCCGTATCTTAATATTGAGGCGATCCGTAATCCTGAAGCGACCGAAGATGATGTAACCGCAGGCGTCAGAGTGACCGGGCTGGCCGATGAACCCAAGGCAGAAGTCTTTTCTGACCCGGCGATGTCGCAGCAGGAAGCCTTGTCCTATCTGCTTCGCGGGCAGGGTCTGGACTCTACCGGCAGCGACAGCAGTGCAGTAACCTCCGCTTTAGTGGGATTGGGGCTTGCGCAAAGTGGGCAGGTTGTGGGTAAAATCGGGGAGACCTTCGGTGTGAGTAACCTGGCCCTGGACACGGCTGGCGTCGGTGACAGTCAGCAGGTCCAGGTCAGTGGCTATGTTCTGCCGGGTCTACAGGTAAAATACGGTGTTGGCATATTTGATTCACTGGCGACGTTAACCTTGCGTTATCGCCTGATGCCCAAGCTCTATTTGGAAGCGGTGTCTGGTCTCGACCAGGCTCTGGATTTGCTCTATCAGTTTGAGTTCTAG
- a CDS encoding DUF1107 domain-containing protein encodes MKIFQRYNPLQVAKYVKTLFRGRIYIKDVGAFEFDKGKILIPRIKDKQHYSVMSEVNRQVLRLQTEFN; translated from the coding sequence ATGAAGATCTTCCAGCGATACAACCCGCTGCAGGTAGCCAAATACGTAAAAACGCTGTTTCGCGGCAGGATATATATCAAAGACGTAGGCGCTTTCGAATTCGATAAAGGCAAGATCTTGATCCCACGAATTAAAGATAAGCAGCACTACAGCGTGATGTCAGAAGTGAACCGTCAGGTACTGCGCTTGCAGACCGAGTTCAACTAA
- the cysQ gene encoding 3'(2'),5'-bisphosphate nucleotidase CysQ, translating into MLDKICQLAREAGDAIMVVYDGQAPLDVSHKSDDSPVTAADIAAHKVIVQGLSALSPEIPVLSEEDPPGWSVRQHWQRYWLVDPLDGTKEFIKRNGEFTVNIALIEMGKPVLGVVYAPVLGVMYSAAEGKAWKEEGGNREQIQVREARPPLVVVSRSHSDTELEDYLSQLGEHQTTAIGSSLKFCLVAEGKAQLYPRFGPTNIWDTGAGHAVAVAAGAHVHDWQGKDLDYAPRESFLNPGFRVSIF; encoded by the coding sequence ATGTTAGACAAAATCTGCCAGCTGGCTCGGGAAGCGGGCGATGCTATCATGGTGGTGTATGACGGACAGGCGCCGCTTGATGTCTCTCACAAGTCAGATGATTCACCGGTTACTGCGGCAGATATCGCTGCTCATAAGGTGATTGTTCAGGGGCTTTCCGCACTTTCTCCAGAGATCCCGGTGTTATCGGAAGAGGATCCGCCGGGCTGGTCGGTTCGCCAGCACTGGCAGCGCTACTGGCTGGTCGATCCCCTTGATGGCACCAAAGAGTTTATCAAGCGTAACGGCGAGTTCACTGTAAACATCGCTCTGATTGAGATGGGCAAGCCGGTGCTGGGCGTGGTCTATGCCCCGGTACTGGGCGTAATGTACTCCGCAGCGGAGGGCAAAGCGTGGAAAGAAGAGGGCGGAAACCGCGAGCAGATTCAGGTACGGGAAGCCCGTCCGCCGCTGGTGGTGGTAAGCCGTTCCCATTCCGACACGGAACTGGAGGATTATCTCAGCCAGTTAGGCGAGCATCAGACCACGGCGATTGGCTCTTCGCTGAAGTTCTGCCTGGTGGCGGAAGGAAAAGCGCAGCTCTATCCCCGCTTCGGGCCTACCAATATCTGGGATACCGGCGCAGGGCATGCTGTTGCTGTAGCGGCAGGCGCGCACGTTCATGACTGGCAGGGCAAGGATCTCGATTATGCGCCGCGCGAATCATTCCTGAACCCCGGCTTCCGCGTGTCGATTTTCTGA
- a CDS encoding bifunctional 2',3'-cyclic-nucleotide 2'-phosphodiesterase/3'-nucleotidase codes for MFYGKITFQTTLSLSALFVAASLHAATVDFRLLETTDLHSNMMDFDYYKDTPSEKFGLVRTATLIEAARKEAPNSVLVDNGDIIQGSPLGDYMAAKGLQQGEVHPVYKAMNTLDYTVGNLGNHEFNYGLDYLHKAIGGASFPYINANIIDVKTGKPLFTPWLIKAVTVTDREGKSHQLKIGYIGFVPPQIMVWDKTNLTGKVTVNDITETARKWVPEMRKAGADIVVAIPHSGLSGDPYKAMAENSVYYLSQVPGIDAILFGHAHAVFPSQEFAGIKGADIKQGTLNGIPAVMPGMWGDHLGVVDLVLDNQQGRWQVSSARAEARPIYDKTAKKSLAAEDPALLQVMEQDHKATRDFVSKPIGNSADVMYSYLSLVQDDPTVQIVNNAQRDYVQRYIQGDPDLANLPVLTAAAPFKAGGRKNDPSSYVEVEKGPLTFRNAADLYLYPNTLVVMKVSGKEVKEWLECSAGQFNQIDPHNSQPQSLINWDFRTYNFDVIDGVNYRIDVTQPARYDAECQMSNEKASRIRDLTFKGKPIDPQATFLVATNNYRAYGGKFAGTGESHIAFASPDENRSVVAAYISAQTKVHGEVKPQADNNWKLAHIESSTPLDIRFETSPGEKAEKFIRAQAQYPLQQKGTDETGFALYQVDLQK; via the coding sequence ATGTTTTACGGAAAAATAACCTTTCAGACCACGCTCTCTCTTTCGGCCCTTTTTGTCGCAGCTTCGCTTCATGCCGCTACGGTCGATTTCCGCCTGCTGGAAACAACTGACCTGCACAGCAACATGATGGATTTTGACTACTACAAAGATACCCCCAGCGAGAAATTTGGCCTGGTGCGTACGGCCACGCTGATTGAAGCCGCCCGCAAAGAGGCCCCTAACAGCGTGCTGGTCGACAACGGTGATATTATTCAGGGCAGCCCGCTCGGCGACTATATGGCAGCCAAAGGGCTGCAGCAGGGCGAGGTGCATCCTGTCTATAAGGCGATGAACACCCTGGATTATACGGTCGGCAACCTGGGCAACCATGAGTTTAACTATGGCCTCGATTATTTGCACAAGGCGATCGGTGGCGCCAGCTTCCCCTATATCAATGCCAATATCATTGATGTCAAAACCGGTAAGCCGCTTTTCACCCCCTGGCTGATTAAAGCGGTGACAGTCACCGACAGAGAGGGGAAATCCCACCAGCTTAAGATTGGTTATATTGGATTTGTGCCGCCGCAGATTATGGTCTGGGATAAAACCAACCTCACCGGCAAGGTCACGGTGAATGACATCACTGAAACCGCCCGCAAATGGGTTCCGGAGATGCGCAAAGCGGGTGCCGATATCGTGGTCGCCATTCCCCACTCCGGTCTCTCTGGCGACCCCTATAAAGCGATGGCGGAAAACTCGGTCTACTACCTCAGCCAGGTGCCGGGCATTGATGCGATCCTTTTCGGCCATGCGCATGCCGTATTCCCCAGCCAGGAGTTTGCCGGCATTAAGGGCGCGGACATCAAACAGGGCACGCTGAACGGCATTCCCGCCGTGATGCCGGGAATGTGGGGCGATCACCTTGGCGTGGTCGATCTGGTACTGGATAATCAGCAGGGGCGCTGGCAGGTGAGCAGCGCCAGAGCGGAAGCCCGTCCGATCTACGACAAAACGGCGAAGAAGTCGCTGGCCGCTGAAGATCCGGCCCTGCTGCAGGTCATGGAACAGGATCATAAAGCGACGCGCGACTTTGTCAGCAAACCGATCGGCAACTCTGCCGATGTGATGTACAGCTACCTGTCGCTGGTGCAGGATGACCCAACCGTGCAGATTGTGAACAACGCCCAGCGCGACTACGTGCAGCGGTACATTCAGGGCGATCCCGATTTGGCCAATCTACCGGTACTGACGGCGGCTGCGCCGTTTAAAGCGGGCGGTCGTAAAAACGATCCCTCCAGCTACGTTGAGGTGGAAAAAGGCCCCCTCACCTTCCGTAACGCCGCCGATCTCTACCTTTACCCCAATACGCTGGTGGTGATGAAAGTCAGTGGTAAAGAGGTGAAAGAGTGGCTGGAGTGTTCCGCCGGCCAGTTCAATCAGATCGATCCGCACAATAGCCAGCCTCAGTCGCTGATTAACTGGGATTTTCGTACCTACAATTTTGATGTGATTGATGGCGTTAACTACCGCATCGACGTTACGCAGCCGGCCCGATACGATGCCGAATGTCAGATGAGTAATGAAAAGGCATCACGTATCAGAGATCTGACCTTCAAGGGTAAGCCGATCGATCCGCAGGCAACCTTTCTGGTAGCAACCAATAACTACCGGGCCTATGGCGGTAAATTTGCAGGAACGGGAGAGAGCCATATCGCCTTTGCTTCCCCGGATGAGAACCGGTCCGTTGTCGCAGCCTATATCAGCGCGCAGACCAAAGTGCATGGCGAAGTGAAGCCGCAGGCGGATAACAACTGGAAGCTGGCGCATATTGAGAGCAGCACGCCGCTGGATATTCGTTTTGAAACCTCTCCCGGCGAGAAAGCAGAAAAATTTATCCGTGCGCAGGCGCAGTATCCGTTACAGCAAAAAGGAACGGATGAAACGGGCTTTGCTCTTTATCAGGTAGATTTGCAGAAATAA
- a CDS encoding YtfJ family protein codes for MAAVRLLFVLISLSLPFVAGAHAFKEGQRVPAIGISDKGEMLLQQDKFSYQRWNSAKLPGKVRVIQHIAGRSSSKEKNASLIEAIKSAMFPHDRYQTTTVVNTDDAIPGTGMFVRSSIENNKKQFPWSQFIVDSNGVAKKAWQLEDGGSAIVVLDKKGEVRFAKDGALTQEEVKQVVALVHRLLE; via the coding sequence ATGGCTGCCGTTCGCTTACTTTTTGTTCTTATCTCACTTTCACTGCCTTTTGTTGCTGGCGCGCATGCCTTTAAAGAGGGTCAGCGCGTTCCTGCTATCGGTATTTCCGACAAAGGCGAGATGCTGTTGCAGCAGGATAAATTTAGTTATCAACGGTGGAACAGTGCGAAATTGCCAGGCAAGGTACGGGTGATCCAGCATATCGCTGGCCGCTCCTCCTCCAAAGAGAAGAACGCTTCGCTTATAGAAGCGATTAAGTCAGCAATGTTTCCACACGATCGTTACCAGACTACCACCGTGGTCAACACCGATGATGCGATCCCCGGCACAGGAATGTTTGTTCGCAGCAGCATCGAAAACAACAAAAAGCAGTTCCCCTGGTCGCAGTTCATCGTAGACAGCAACGGCGTGGCTAAAAAGGCCTGGCAGCTGGAGGATGGCGGTTCCGCGATTGTGGTGCTGGATAAAAAAGGGGAGGTGCGATTTGCAAAGGATGGCGCGCTGACACAGGAGGAGGTGAAGCAGGTGGTGGCACTGGTGCACAGGCTGCTGGAGTAA
- the tamA gene encoding autotransporter assembly complex protein TamA, with product MLGLLAAAPFAEAATVRLQVTGLSGDLQKNVRARLSTISSDEISADGRFRARVSDAVKEGLKALGYYDPTIEFDLQPPPAGGKRPVLIAKVTPGEPVKLAGETVIIRGEAREDKDYQALVKNGRGKIGGVLNHSDYDGFKSSLSNMALRKGYFDGDYAKSQLGVSVERREAFWDIDYDSGQRYRFGDVSFEGSQIREEYLQNLVPFKKGDYYSSRDLAELNRRLSATGWFNSVVVAPEFDKSRKNKILPLHGVVSPRTENTIETGVGYSTDVGPRVKATWKKPWVNSYGHSLTTSANVSAPEQQLDFSYKIPLLKNPIEQYYLLQGGLKRTDLNDTKSDSSTLAASRYWESSSGWQRAINLRWSLDHFTQGNVTNTTMLLYPGVSVNRTRSRGGLMPTWGDSQRYSLDVSDTTWGSDIDFAVVQAQNVWIRTLADKHRFVARGNLGWIETNDFDKVPPDLRFFAGGDRSIRGYKYKGISPRDEDGKLTGASKLATGSLEYQYNVTGKWWGAVFIDSGEAVNDIKQSNWKTGAGFGVRWQSPVGPIKLDIARPVGDDEDRDIQFYIGLGPEL from the coding sequence ATGTTAGGTCTTTTAGCTGCTGCACCCTTTGCTGAAGCGGCCACCGTGCGACTGCAGGTGACAGGGTTATCCGGGGATTTACAAAAAAACGTCCGTGCGCGGCTCTCCACCATCTCAAGTGATGAGATTTCGGCCGATGGTCGTTTTCGCGCCCGCGTCAGCGATGCCGTTAAAGAGGGCCTTAAAGCGCTGGGTTATTACGATCCAACCATTGAGTTCGATCTTCAGCCTCCGCCTGCAGGCGGTAAAAGACCGGTATTGATCGCCAAAGTGACGCCGGGCGAGCCAGTGAAGCTGGCGGGTGAAACGGTGATCATCCGTGGCGAAGCGCGTGAAGATAAAGATTATCAGGCGCTGGTGAAAAACGGCCGCGGAAAGATCGGCGGCGTTCTGAACCACAGTGACTATGACGGCTTTAAAAGCTCCCTGAGCAACATGGCGCTGCGCAAAGGTTACTTTGATGGTGACTATGCCAAAAGCCAGCTGGGCGTCTCTGTGGAGCGGCGGGAGGCCTTTTGGGACATCGATTACGACAGCGGGCAACGTTATCGCTTTGGCGACGTCAGTTTTGAAGGTTCGCAAATCCGCGAAGAGTATCTGCAGAATCTGGTGCCCTTTAAAAAAGGGGATTATTACAGCTCGCGCGATTTGGCCGAGCTGAACCGCCGTTTATCCGCAACCGGCTGGTTTAACTCTGTGGTGGTGGCGCCTGAATTCGACAAATCCCGTAAAAACAAAATTCTGCCGTTGCACGGTGTGGTCAGTCCACGCACGGAAAACACCATTGAAACCGGCGTGGGCTACTCAACAGATGTAGGGCCACGGGTCAAAGCAACCTGGAAAAAGCCCTGGGTCAACAGCTACGGGCACAGCCTTACTACCAGTGCCAACGTCTCGGCACCGGAGCAGCAGCTCGATTTCAGCTACAAGATCCCGCTGCTGAAAAACCCTATTGAGCAGTATTACCTGCTTCAGGGAGGGCTGAAAAGAACTGACCTTAACGACACCAAATCTGACTCCTCCACGCTGGCGGCGTCCCGCTACTGGGAATCCTCCTCCGGCTGGCAACGCGCGATTAACCTGCGCTGGAGTCTGGATCACTTTACCCAGGGTAACGTCACCAACACCACCATGCTGCTCTATCCGGGTGTAAGCGTTAACCGCACCCGCTCCAGAGGGGGATTAATGCCGACGTGGGGTGATTCACAACGCTACTCTCTCGACGTCTCTGATACCACCTGGGGTTCAGATATCGACTTCGCCGTGGTGCAGGCCCAGAACGTCTGGATACGCACGCTGGCCGATAAGCACCGCTTCGTGGCGCGCGGTAACCTCGGCTGGATTGAGACCAATGACTTTGACAAAGTCCCGCCGGATCTGCGCTTCTTTGCCGGGGGCGACCGCAGCATTCGCGGCTATAAATACAAAGGTATTTCGCCGCGAGATGAGGACGGTAAGCTGACCGGTGCCTCTAAACTGGCTACCGGCTCGCTGGAGTATCAGTACAACGTAACGGGCAAATGGTGGGGAGCGGTCTTTATTGACTCTGGTGAAGCGGTGAATGATATCAAGCAAAGTAACTGGAAAACTGGCGCAGGCTTCGGCGTGCGCTGGCAGTCGCCGGTGGGGCCGATCAAGCTCGATATTGCCCGACCGGTTGGGGATGATGAAGATCGGGATATACAGTTTTACATCGGATTGGGGCCTGAACTATGA
- a CDS encoding hemolysin family protein: MLDSLLVIVLLIAISSFFSLSEISLAAARKIKLKLLADTGNINAQRVLKMQETPGMFFTVVQIGLNAVAILGGIVGDSAFSPAFRSLFERFTNPVLAEQLSFICSFTVVTSLFILFADLFPKRLGMISPEVVALKIINPMRFCLFIFRPLVWFFNGGANIIFRLFKIPLVRKDDITSDDIYAIVEAGALAGVLRKQEHELIENVFELESRTVPSSMTSRENVVWFNLHEDEASLKEKIANHPHSKFLVCNDDIDHIVGYVDSKELLLRVLGHQSMALNSGVQIRSALIVPDTLTLSEALESFKTAGEDFAVIMNEYALVVGIITLNDVMTTLMGDLVGQGMEEQIVARDENSWLVEGGTPIDDVMRVLDIDEFPQSGNYETIGGFMMFMLRKIPKRTDFVKFHGYKFEVVDIDSYRIDQLLVTRIDARPTAAAVLTKVAEE, encoded by the coding sequence ATGTTAGACAGCTTGCTTGTCATCGTACTGCTGATTGCGATCAGTTCATTTTTCTCTCTTTCGGAAATCTCGCTTGCCGCCGCGCGCAAAATTAAGCTGAAGTTGCTGGCCGACACGGGCAATATCAATGCCCAGCGAGTGCTGAAGATGCAGGAAACGCCAGGGATGTTCTTTACCGTGGTGCAAATCGGACTTAACGCAGTGGCTATATTAGGCGGTATAGTGGGCGATTCCGCCTTCTCACCCGCTTTTCGCTCCCTTTTCGAACGTTTTACCAACCCGGTTCTGGCAGAACAGCTCAGCTTTATCTGCTCGTTTACCGTCGTTACCAGTCTGTTTATCCTGTTTGCCGATCTCTTCCCTAAACGCCTGGGGATGATCTCCCCGGAAGTGGTGGCGTTGAAAATTATCAACCCAATGCGCTTTTGCCTGTTTATCTTTCGCCCTCTGGTCTGGTTCTTTAACGGCGGGGCTAACATCATTTTTCGCCTGTTTAAAATTCCGCTGGTGCGCAAGGATGACATTACCTCTGACGATATCTATGCGATAGTTGAAGCTGGCGCGCTGGCGGGGGTTTTGCGTAAACAGGAGCATGAGCTGATTGAAAATGTCTTTGAGCTGGAGTCCCGTACGGTTCCCTCTTCAATGACCTCACGTGAAAATGTGGTGTGGTTTAATCTGCATGAAGATGAAGCGAGCCTGAAAGAGAAGATCGCCAATCATCCTCACTCCAAATTCCTGGTGTGCAATGATGATATCGACCACATCGTTGGCTACGTCGACTCGAAAGAGCTGCTGTTAAGGGTGCTGGGGCATCAGAGCATGGCGCTGAACAGTGGCGTGCAGATCCGCTCGGCGCTGATAGTACCGGACACGCTGACCCTCTCTGAGGCGTTGGAGAGCTTTAAAACCGCCGGTGAAGATTTTGCAGTAATCATGAATGAGTATGCGCTGGTGGTGGGGATTATCACCCTGAATGACGTGATGACGACGCTGATGGGCGATCTGGTCGGTCAGGGTATGGAAGAGCAGATTGTGGCGCGTGATGAGAATTCCTGGCTGGTCGAGGGCGGCACGCCGATTGACGACGTGATGCGCGTACTGGATATCGATGAATTCCCGCAGTCCGGCAACTATGAAACCATTGGCGGCTTTATGATGTTTATGCTGCGCAAAATCCCGAAACGCACCGATTTCGTGAAGTTCCACGGCTATAAGTTTGAGGTGGTCGATATTGACAGCTACCGTATCGATCAGCTGCTGGTGACCCGCATTGATGCGCGTCCAACGGCGGCGGCTGTACTGACTAAAGTGGCTGAAGAGTAA